The Nocardioides humi genome includes a region encoding these proteins:
- a CDS encoding epoxide hydrolase family protein, which produces MTTRPGGIRDFVLRVGDDALEDVADRIRRFRRPTGCHGDSWAHGTSTDYLDELVEHWRTTYDWRAAEERINQLPQFVLDSSAGPLHFVHLRSGRPDAIPLILSHGWPWTFLDYSRLLETLSAAGPDEQAFDLVVPSLPGFCLSAAAAGPNWWETADLWVELMDALGYDRFGAVGGDWGAWVTAQLGHRHPHRLLGIHLFDAARLEVWGTARPWDLFEPARAALDPEELATFLEFERKAASHVTVHVLDPLTLSHALTDSPAGLCSWLVERRHAWTDCGGDLETVYTKDDLITTTMLYWLTDSVASSLCFYPAATERPWRPEPGTGTRVITAPTALSTFAHHARRPGPWVEEYYDLRWRAAHERGGHFSPWERPAQVAADLRASFAIFTGR; this is translated from the coding sequence ATGACCACGCGTCCGGGAGGGATCCGCGACTTCGTCCTGCGGGTCGGGGACGACGCCCTCGAGGACGTCGCCGACCGGATCCGGCGCTTCCGGCGGCCCACCGGGTGCCACGGCGACAGCTGGGCGCACGGCACCAGCACGGACTACCTCGACGAGCTCGTCGAGCACTGGCGCACGACGTACGACTGGCGTGCCGCGGAGGAGCGGATCAACCAGCTGCCGCAGTTCGTCCTCGACTCCTCGGCGGGCCCGCTCCACTTCGTCCACCTGCGCAGCGGCCGTCCCGACGCGATCCCGCTCATCCTCAGCCACGGCTGGCCGTGGACCTTCCTCGACTACTCCCGGCTGCTGGAGACGCTCTCCGCGGCCGGTCCCGACGAGCAGGCCTTCGACCTGGTCGTCCCCTCCCTGCCCGGCTTCTGCCTGTCGGCGGCCGCGGCCGGCCCGAACTGGTGGGAGACCGCCGACCTGTGGGTCGAGCTGATGGACGCGCTCGGCTACGACAGGTTCGGTGCCGTCGGCGGCGACTGGGGAGCCTGGGTGACCGCCCAGCTCGGCCACCGCCACCCCCACCGCCTCCTCGGCATCCACCTCTTCGACGCGGCGCGGCTCGAGGTCTGGGGCACCGCCCGCCCGTGGGACCTCTTCGAGCCCGCCCGCGCCGCCCTCGACCCCGAGGAGCTCGCGACCTTCCTGGAGTTCGAGCGCAAGGCCGCCTCCCACGTCACGGTGCACGTGCTCGACCCGCTCACCCTGAGCCACGCGCTCACCGACTCCCCCGCCGGCCTCTGCTCCTGGCTCGTCGAGCGCCGGCACGCCTGGACCGACTGCGGCGGCGACCTCGAGACCGTCTACACCAAGGACGACCTCATCACGACGACGATGCTGTACTGGCTCACCGACTCCGTCGCGAGCAGCCTGTGCTTCTACCCGGCAGCGACGGAGCGGCCGTGGCGCCCGGAGCCCGGCACCGGCACCCGGGTGATCACCGCCCCCACCGCCCTGTCGACCTTCGCCCACCACGCGCGCCGGCCCGGCCCGTGGGTCGAGGAGTACTACGACCTGCGGTGGCGCGCGGCGCACGAGCGCGGGGGGCACTTCTCCCCGTGGGAGCGGCCGGCGCAGGTCGCCGCGGACCTGCGCGCCAGCTTCGCGATCTTCACCGGCCGCTAG
- a CDS encoding MaoC family dehydratase, with product MSYDQLAEAKDHDLGASRWVLVDQDRIDRFAEVSEDHQWIHVDAERAADGPFGTTVAHGYLTLSLVGTLLGELLDVEPDVVLVNYGLDRIRFLAPVAAGARVRARGRIVGVETTAHGLRLLVSAHGETEGRTDPVCVADAVVLVRR from the coding sequence ATGTCGTACGACCAGCTGGCCGAGGCGAAGGACCACGACTTGGGCGCCAGCCGCTGGGTGCTCGTGGACCAGGACCGCATCGACCGCTTCGCCGAGGTCAGCGAGGACCACCAGTGGATCCACGTCGACGCGGAGCGTGCTGCGGACGGCCCGTTCGGCACGACCGTGGCCCACGGCTATCTCACGCTCTCGCTCGTGGGCACCCTGCTCGGCGAGCTCCTCGACGTCGAGCCCGACGTCGTGCTGGTGAACTACGGACTGGACCGGATCCGGTTCCTGGCGCCCGTCGCCGCGGGCGCCCGCGTGCGTGCCCGCGGGCGGATCGTGGGCGTGGAGACGACCGCCCACGGGCTGCGGCTGCTGGTGAGCGCGCACGGCGAGACGGAGGGCCGCACCGACCCGGTGTGCGTCGCCGACGCGGTCGTGCTCGTCCGTCGTTGA
- a CDS encoding SDR family NAD(P)-dependent oxidoreductase — protein MDTDLLGLHGATVLVAGVGPGLGTSIARAFAQSGAHVVVAARRQESIQHALDAIAGDGGRASGLRADVTAAADRSRIVGDLADRGLDVLVYNASATGSSAGVADASLDEWRDLAEINVWSPIALVQETLPLLRRSQRAAVVMVSAMTTRMVSAPGRGGYAITKAALNQAVRTLAFELGPERIRVNAVLPGWMDTPLVQEWRADPARSAHVDRALADIPLGAIPHPDEVAGAAVFLASRLSASVTGELLDTNGGQYMRG, from the coding sequence ATGGACACCGACCTCCTCGGGCTGCACGGCGCCACCGTCCTCGTCGCGGGCGTCGGCCCCGGCCTCGGTACGTCGATCGCACGTGCCTTCGCGCAGAGCGGTGCCCACGTCGTCGTCGCCGCCCGGCGGCAGGAGTCGATCCAGCACGCCCTCGACGCGATCGCCGGCGACGGCGGGCGCGCGAGCGGGCTCCGGGCCGACGTCACCGCAGCCGCCGACCGGTCCCGCATCGTCGGCGATCTCGCCGACCGCGGCCTGGACGTCCTGGTGTACAACGCATCCGCGACCGGCTCCTCCGCCGGCGTCGCCGACGCGTCGCTCGACGAATGGCGCGACCTGGCCGAGATCAACGTGTGGAGCCCGATCGCCCTGGTGCAGGAGACGCTGCCGCTCCTGCGCCGCTCGCAGCGGGCCGCGGTCGTGATGGTGAGCGCCATGACGACCCGCATGGTCTCGGCCCCCGGCCGGGGCGGCTACGCGATCACCAAGGCGGCGCTCAACCAGGCGGTCCGCACCCTGGCCTTCGAGCTCGGGCCCGAGCGGATCCGCGTCAACGCCGTCCTGCCCGGCTGGATGGACACGCCGCTGGTCCAGGAGTGGCGCGCCGACCCCGCCCGCAGCGCGCACGTCGACAGGGCGCTCGCCGACATCCCGCTGGGCGCGATCCCGCACCCCGACGAGGTCGCCGGCGCCGCGGTGTTCCTCGCCTCCCGGCTCTCGGCGAGCGTGACGGGCGAGCTGCTCGACACCAACGGCGGGCAGTACATGCGCGGTTAG
- a CDS encoding epoxide hydrolase family protein: MTGTPGPAWEPAEPFVVQVDQGTLDDLHERLARTRLAPDLDNEDWSYGVNGAYLAELVHSWRTEFDWRAQERRINELSHYRTVIDGIPIHFVHERGKGPDPTPIILTHGWPWTFWDFHDVIGPLTDPVAYGGSAEDSFDVIVPSLPGFGFSTPLRRTGMTIWDVADVWKTLMVDVLGYPRFAAHGGDYGVMVTAQLGHKYPEHLLGLHFAPRPLPLHAFNTDRPWADLFANAIPSGVGDRATFVEYERRKVGHVVAHVLDPQTLAHALHDSPAGLAAWLLERRRSWSDCGGDVESAFSRDDLLTSFTIYWASDSFVSTARLYHENAKIGWQPSHDRTPVVGVPTAVTVFEKDLPPGASMAWMEEYFDLRQVTSSPTGGHFAAAEEPDVVVRDIRSFLGGAHRGS, from the coding sequence GTGACCGGTACGCCGGGCCCGGCCTGGGAGCCCGCCGAGCCGTTCGTGGTGCAGGTCGACCAGGGAACGCTCGACGACCTGCATGAGCGACTCGCCCGCACCCGGCTGGCGCCCGACCTCGACAACGAGGACTGGAGCTACGGCGTCAACGGCGCGTATCTCGCCGAGCTGGTGCACTCCTGGCGCACCGAGTTCGACTGGCGTGCCCAGGAGCGCCGGATCAACGAGCTGAGCCACTACCGGACGGTGATCGACGGCATCCCGATCCACTTCGTCCACGAGCGGGGGAAGGGGCCGGACCCGACGCCGATCATCCTGACCCACGGCTGGCCCTGGACCTTCTGGGACTTCCACGACGTGATCGGCCCGCTGACCGACCCGGTCGCGTACGGCGGCTCGGCCGAGGACAGCTTCGACGTCATCGTCCCGTCGCTGCCCGGCTTCGGCTTCTCCACGCCGCTGCGGCGCACGGGCATGACGATCTGGGACGTGGCCGACGTCTGGAAGACCCTGATGGTCGACGTGCTGGGCTACCCGAGGTTCGCCGCCCACGGTGGCGACTACGGCGTGATGGTGACCGCGCAGCTCGGGCACAAGTACCCCGAGCACCTCCTCGGTCTCCACTTCGCGCCACGGCCGCTGCCCCTGCATGCCTTCAACACCGACCGCCCGTGGGCCGACCTGTTCGCCAACGCCATCCCGTCGGGGGTGGGGGACCGGGCCACGTTCGTGGAGTACGAGCGCCGCAAGGTGGGCCACGTCGTCGCCCACGTCCTGGACCCGCAGACCCTGGCGCACGCCCTGCATGACTCCCCGGCCGGCCTGGCCGCGTGGCTGCTGGAGCGGCGACGCTCCTGGAGCGACTGCGGCGGCGACGTGGAGTCGGCGTTCAGCCGCGACGACCTGCTGACCAGCTTCACCATCTACTGGGCCAGCGACTCCTTCGTGAGCACCGCGCGCCTCTACCACGAGAACGCCAAGATCGGCTGGCAGCCCTCGCACGACCGGACGCCGGTCGTCGGCGTCCCGACCGCCGTCACCGTGTTCGAGAAGGATCTCCCGCCCGGGGCGTCGATGGCCTGGATGGAGGAGTACTTCGACCTCCGCCAGGTCACCTCCTCGCCCACGGGCGGTCACTTCGCCGCCGCGGAGGAGCCGGATGTCGTGGTCCGCGACATCAGGTCCTTCCTCGGGGGTGCGCATCGCGGGAGCTGA
- a CDS encoding SDR family NAD(P)-dependent oxidoreductase encodes MTVAPDVSNRSLADLYSLAGRVALVTGGGRGIGAAVATRLAEAGAAVAIADIDESLATETAEKLAAGGATAVAVAMDVTSPESTRQAVAAVRSRLGEIDILVNNAGLLGVPSPYDQIADEDFDRTMAVNVRGVLNVSRVVGPLMVAASRPGVIINMASTATYRYPNPGTLTYTTSKQAVNAITKGLAVELGPAGIRVLDIAPVVVETPGLIALRERSREEAAKSGKTVELGNPAAFAHLPLGRTALPDDIARVVAFAASDAAILMTGSTLAVDAGSMVVR; translated from the coding sequence ATGACTGTTGCCCCTGACGTGTCGAACCGGTCGCTCGCCGACCTCTACTCGCTGGCCGGGAGGGTCGCGCTGGTCACCGGAGGAGGGCGCGGCATCGGCGCTGCCGTGGCAACACGGCTCGCGGAGGCCGGTGCGGCGGTCGCGATCGCCGACATCGACGAGAGCCTCGCCACCGAGACGGCCGAGAAGCTCGCCGCCGGCGGCGCGACCGCTGTCGCGGTGGCGATGGACGTCACCTCGCCCGAGTCGACACGGCAGGCCGTCGCGGCGGTCCGGTCCCGGCTCGGCGAGATCGACATCCTCGTCAACAACGCCGGTCTGCTCGGCGTGCCGAGTCCGTACGACCAGATCGCCGACGAGGACTTCGATCGCACCATGGCGGTCAACGTCCGCGGGGTGCTCAACGTCAGTCGCGTGGTCGGTCCGCTCATGGTCGCCGCCAGCCGGCCCGGCGTCATCATCAACATGGCCTCGACCGCCACCTATCGCTATCCCAACCCGGGCACGCTCACCTACACGACCTCGAAGCAGGCGGTCAACGCGATCACCAAGGGCCTCGCGGTGGAGCTGGGCCCGGCCGGCATCCGGGTGCTCGACATCGCGCCGGTGGTCGTCGAGACCCCCGGCCTGATCGCCCTGCGCGAGCGCAGCCGGGAGGAGGCGGCGAAGTCGGGCAAGACCGTGGAGCTGGGCAATCCCGCCGCCTTCGCCCACCTGCCGCTGGGCCGGACCGCCCTGCCCGACGACATCGCGCGGGTCGTGGCCTTCGCCGCCAGCGATGCCGCGATCCTGATGACGGGCTCGACCCTGGCGGTCGACGCCGGCTCGATGGTCGTCCGGTGA
- a CDS encoding Zn-ribbon domain-containing OB-fold protein: MTNPLQDVTVAPDIDPDTAWWWASLAAGELRIPHCRSCDRHFFPPIPACAHCGSTDIDATLSTGEGRVYSWIVAHHPLDDTFKGHTPYTVVAVELQPEGVRLFGRIESGPLDENTRVRAYPYDVAGSTLLGFERI, translated from the coding sequence ATGACCAACCCCCTGCAGGACGTCACCGTGGCGCCGGACATCGATCCGGACACCGCCTGGTGGTGGGCGTCGCTCGCCGCCGGTGAGCTGCGGATCCCGCACTGCCGCTCCTGCGACCGGCACTTCTTCCCCCCGATCCCCGCGTGCGCCCACTGCGGCAGCACGGACATCGACGCCACCCTCTCGACCGGGGAGGGGCGCGTGTACTCGTGGATCGTGGCGCACCATCCGCTCGACGACACCTTCAAGGGGCACACGCCGTACACCGTCGTGGCCGTGGAGCTCCAGCCCGAGGGCGTCCGGCTGTTCGGCCGCATCGAGTCCGGCCCGCTCGACGAGAACACGCGGGTACGGGCCTATCCCTACGACGTCGCCGGGTCCACCCTGCTCGGCTTCGAACGCATCTGA
- a CDS encoding thiolase C-terminal domain-containing protein has translation MTSAPGNRPGFAGTTALSGVGYTDLTASGGRSVLDLALEASRAALADCGLTPADVDGVITYSLFNDSVSSQAVGTGLGCGDLSYVLDLNNGGSQPGFAVMNAAMAVASGLAETVVVYRALNGRTGKKVGSTHFESPSGQFRYPIGFSSYPYYIAMWSRRFMIETGATEADLAAVVMAQREYSALNERAVRRSLLTEEEYFSRGYVVEPFRPVDCTVEVDAAVAVVVTSLERARDLKVPPAVLEGGAWVTGRGSGLDIADVHYWPDLSRNCQHLLADRLWASAGLGPADIDVAEIYDCFSPAVLYGLEGLGFVERGGAGAFVREGNTRLDGVLPTNTHGGLLNEGYVHGMNTVTEAVHQIQGRAGIRQVEGAETAVATSGVLVDGSAIVLRKDS, from the coding sequence ATGACCAGCGCCCCTGGCAACCGTCCCGGCTTCGCCGGCACGACGGCGCTCTCCGGCGTCGGCTACACCGACCTGACCGCCTCCGGCGGCAGATCCGTTCTCGACCTGGCCCTCGAGGCCTCGCGAGCGGCGCTGGCCGACTGCGGTCTCACGCCGGCCGACGTCGACGGCGTCATCACCTACAGCCTGTTCAACGACTCGGTCTCCAGCCAGGCGGTCGGGACCGGCCTCGGCTGCGGCGACCTGAGCTACGTGCTCGACCTCAACAACGGCGGGTCGCAGCCGGGCTTCGCGGTCATGAACGCCGCCATGGCCGTCGCATCCGGACTGGCCGAGACCGTCGTCGTCTACCGGGCGCTCAACGGCCGCACCGGCAAGAAGGTCGGCTCCACCCACTTCGAGTCGCCGAGCGGCCAGTTCCGCTACCCGATCGGGTTCTCGTCCTACCCGTACTACATCGCGATGTGGTCGCGACGGTTCATGATCGAGACGGGGGCCACGGAGGCGGACCTGGCGGCCGTGGTGATGGCGCAGCGGGAGTACTCCGCGCTCAACGAGCGGGCGGTGCGCAGGAGCCTGCTCACCGAGGAGGAGTACTTCTCGCGCGGGTACGTCGTCGAGCCGTTCCGGCCGGTCGACTGCACCGTCGAGGTCGACGCCGCGGTGGCCGTCGTCGTGACGTCCCTCGAGCGTGCCCGGGACCTGAAGGTGCCGCCCGCGGTGCTCGAGGGCGGAGCCTGGGTCACCGGGCGCGGCTCGGGGCTCGACATCGCCGACGTCCACTACTGGCCCGACCTGAGCCGCAACTGCCAGCACCTGCTGGCCGACCGGCTGTGGGCCTCGGCGGGCCTGGGACCGGCCGACATCGACGTGGCCGAGATCTACGACTGCTTCAGCCCGGCCGTCCTCTACGGCCTGGAGGGACTCGGCTTCGTGGAGCGGGGCGGCGCGGGCGCCTTCGTCCGGGAGGGCAACACCCGGCTGGACGGCGTCCTGCCCACGAACACCCACGGCGGCCTGCTCAACGAGGGCTATGTGCACGGCATGAACACCGTGACCGAGGCCGTCCACCAGATCCAGGGCCGCGCCGGCATCCGCCAGGTGGAGGGCGCCGAGACGGCTGTGGCCACCTCGGGCGTGCTCGTCGACGGATCCGCGATCGTGCTCAGGAAGGACTCGTGA
- a CDS encoding phosphotransferase family protein: MTMTTEVTDGDIVTDLEAVLRETLGLADASVSDLAPFGDGHSGETYSFVLASPAALSRLVLRLSPAGVPPRGPADVGRQGRIMAALQAAGAPAPRVLACSSEPRLAGRAFAVMELVEGRSWSDFRAGAGDAATAAAAVAALKVIQSVPLDRTSLSLADADGDPLAEVRRWEPLLVRAEEDLHRPGEALADRLAAGAGDAGAAAPVLVHGDFHYGNLMFGDDGVVAVLDWEIAGVGHPATDLACLAVASLRRRYAPDPNPTGSIEIPLGELGRTYGIGARELAWHVAASCYKYAAIVGYNLRLHRRGKKHDPIYESLQHTARALLDDGLTLLRDGIDSF, translated from the coding sequence ATGACGATGACGACCGAGGTGACCGATGGCGACATCGTCACCGACCTGGAAGCGGTGCTCCGGGAGACGCTCGGCCTGGCGGATGCGTCCGTCTCGGACCTGGCGCCGTTCGGCGACGGACACTCGGGGGAGACGTACTCCTTCGTGCTGGCCTCACCGGCGGCCTTGAGCCGACTGGTGCTGCGGCTCTCTCCCGCCGGCGTCCCGCCGCGCGGCCCCGCCGACGTCGGGCGCCAGGGCCGGATCATGGCCGCGCTCCAGGCGGCCGGCGCCCCGGCGCCGCGCGTCCTCGCGTGCAGCAGCGAGCCCCGCCTGGCCGGCCGCGCGTTCGCGGTCATGGAGCTGGTCGAGGGCCGCTCCTGGTCCGACTTCCGGGCCGGTGCCGGCGACGCCGCGACGGCCGCCGCCGCGGTCGCGGCGCTGAAGGTGATCCAGTCGGTTCCGCTCGACCGGACCAGCCTGTCCCTCGCCGACGCCGACGGCGACCCGCTCGCGGAGGTCCGGCGGTGGGAGCCGCTGCTCGTCCGCGCGGAGGAGGACCTGCACCGACCAGGCGAAGCGCTCGCCGACCGGCTGGCGGCCGGCGCGGGCGACGCCGGTGCGGCAGCGCCGGTCCTGGTGCACGGAGACTTCCACTACGGCAACCTGATGTTCGGCGACGACGGCGTCGTCGCCGTCCTGGACTGGGAGATCGCCGGCGTGGGCCACCCCGCGACCGACCTGGCCTGCCTCGCGGTCGCCTCCCTGCGGCGACGCTACGCACCGGATCCGAACCCCACGGGCAGCATCGAGATCCCGCTCGGCGAGCTCGGCCGCACCTACGGCATCGGCGCCCGGGAGCTGGCGTGGCACGTGGCGGCGTCCTGCTACAAGTACGCCGCCATCGTGGGCTACAACCTGCGGCTCCATCGGCGCGGCAAGAAGCACGACCCGATCTACGAGTCGCTCCAGCACACCGCCCGCGCGCTCCTGGACGACGGCCTCACGCTGCTGCGTGACGGCATCGACTCCTTCTGA
- a CDS encoding LLM class F420-dependent oxidoreductase — MRIDVVLPQTELPGTPHEVAAFAELADRVGFGRAVVYDHVLGAEHADRSPRLTGPYDEHTPFHEPFVLMGYLAAITTRIELMTGVLVLPQRQTALVAKQAAEVQSLSGGRLVLGVGVGWNHVEYESLGMPFAGRGAMLEEQVQVLGRLWSEPSVTLVTARHRIDRASIAPRPASAPALWFGGSSRAAYARAVRLGDGLIVPARGDDVRAAVDEVEQLLADKERDRASFGIEVFVDSGPDPSAWPSALDRLAGLGVDRVAFRTIGQGLDSPAAHLDVVAAFAAQVAGRQGLSDGEPLVWRR, encoded by the coding sequence ATGCGGATCGACGTGGTGCTCCCCCAGACGGAGCTGCCCGGGACGCCCCACGAGGTCGCCGCGTTCGCCGAGCTGGCCGACCGTGTGGGGTTCGGCCGCGCCGTCGTCTACGACCACGTGCTCGGCGCCGAGCACGCCGACCGCAGCCCCCGCCTCACCGGTCCCTACGACGAGCACACGCCCTTCCACGAGCCGTTCGTGCTCATGGGCTACCTCGCCGCGATCACGACCCGGATCGAGCTGATGACCGGCGTACTCGTGCTGCCCCAGCGGCAGACGGCGCTCGTCGCCAAGCAGGCGGCCGAGGTGCAGAGCCTCTCCGGTGGCCGACTCGTGCTCGGCGTCGGCGTCGGCTGGAACCACGTCGAGTACGAGTCGCTCGGCATGCCCTTCGCCGGGCGGGGGGCGATGCTCGAGGAGCAGGTGCAGGTGCTCGGCCGGCTCTGGAGCGAGCCCTCGGTCACCCTGGTCACCGCGCGCCACCGGATCGACCGGGCCTCGATCGCTCCCCGCCCCGCGAGCGCACCCGCGCTCTGGTTCGGTGGCAGCTCCCGTGCCGCCTACGCGCGGGCGGTCCGCCTCGGGGACGGGCTGATCGTCCCGGCTCGCGGCGACGACGTCCGCGCCGCGGTCGACGAGGTCGAGCAGCTGCTGGCGGACAAGGAGCGCGACCGCGCGAGCTTCGGCATCGAGGTCTTCGTCGACAGCGGCCCGGATCCGTCGGCCTGGCCGTCGGCCCTGGACCGGCTCGCCGGGCTCGGCGTCGACCGGGTCGCCTTCCGCACCATCGGCCAGGGACTGGACTCGCCGGCGGCGCACCTCGACGTGGTCGCCGCCTTCGCGGCGCAGGTGGCCGGGCGACAGGGACTTTCCGACGGTGAGCCGCTGGTGTGGAGGCGATGA